From the Saccharomycodes ludwigii strain NBRC 1722 chromosome I, whole genome shotgun sequence genome, one window contains:
- the SMX3 gene encoding mRNA splicing protein SMX3 (similar to Saccharomyces cerevisiae YPR182W | SMX3 | core Sm protein Sm F) codes for MSEEFQPINPKPFLKSLIDKPFLVTLKFNKTQYRGILVSTDNYFNVRLKNAEEIIDGESKGLVGDIFIRCNNVLWMGEEVSV; via the exons ATGAGTGAAGAA ttcCAACCTATTAATCCCAAAccttttttgaaaagtttaATTGATAAACCATTTTTGGTTACGTtgaaatttaataaaactcAATACAGAGGGATCCTAGTTTCAACAGACAATTATTTCAACGtaagattaaaaaatgcCGAAGAAATTATTGATGGGGAGAGTAAAGGCTTAGTGGGTGACATTTTTATAAGATGTAATAACGTGCTATGGATGGGTGAGGAAGTGTCCGTCTAA
- the GAB1 gene encoding GPI-anchor transamidase subunit GAB1 (similar to Saccharomyces cerevisiae YLR459W | GAB1 | GPI and Actin Bar) — MTKFIELKLFIICFLTRFITFTIFPNLSDVLDNSVEFSTPITSFKSLKEGIYLLNHDLPLYDGGLVHQPILLISLFRSIITSSYTLSNLLYSFVDSLFPIVLFRLMNKISTSSSGTHTKEEKIEPYNKFSWIIGSLYIINPLTFLSCISKNTCIFSNLLILLSLYIAYTYQGNRAKNMFLSGSLLALSGYLSLYSILLIIPLLSINIGLAKNRNQNDSGIFLIVGFISTLLTTIILSFTLNNFSWDFIYSVYGVNMNFEKLYPNIGLWWYFFVEMFEFFIPFFKTVFNLFLASFILPFTLRFHHTSSKNINLLLYSFVLCLSWITLTKPYPTLGDTGFVLSFLPLFFPIFCYMKYSIISILLFIHSIVLAPIFYYLWIGLGSGNSNFFYAITLVYGLALSSVIIDICWAMLRMEYDNDNGCDRPNLNIQLTQI; from the coding sequence ATGAccaaatttattgaattaaaattattcataATATGCTTTTTAACCCGTTTTATAACTTTCACTATATTCCCTAATTTAAGCGATGTATTAGACAATTCCGTAGAGTTTTCCACACCAATTACATCCTTTAAAAGTCTAAAAGAAGGTATCTATTTACTAAATCATGATCTACCATTGTATGATGGTGGTTTGGTCCATCAGCCAATCTTATTAATATCACTATTCCGCTCAATTATAACTTCATCCTATACGCTATCCAATTTGTTATATTCATTTGTGGATTCTTTATTTCCAATTGTGCTATTCAGGTTGATGAACAAAATATCTACAAGTTCTAGCGGCACCCATAccaaagaagagaaaattgAACCTTACAATAAGTTTTCATGGATCATTGGTAGTTTATATATCATTAATCCATTGACGTTTTTAAGTTGCATAAGTAAAAATACatgtattttttctaatttattgattttgcTGAGCTTATACATTGCCTATACTTATCAAGGCAATAGAgcaaaaaatatgtttttaaGTGGATCTTTATTGGCATTGAGCGGTTACTTATCTTTATATTCTATTTTACTTATTATCCCGTTATTAAGTATAAATATTGGATTGGCCAAAAATAGAAACCAAAATGATAGCGGTATCTTTCTGATTGTGGGTTTTATTTCTACTCTTTTGACTACGattatattatcatttacacttaacaattttagttgggattttatttattctgtTTATGGTGTAAACAtgaattttgaaaaattatatcCAAATATAGGGTTAtggtggtatttttttgttgaaatgTTTGAGTTTTTtattccattttttaaaacagttttcaatttgtttttggcATCTTTTATATTACCGTTCACTTTAAGATTTCACCATACGTCCTCTAAAAACAtcaatttgttattatacaGTTTTGTGCTATGCTTAAGTTGGATAACATTAACTAAGCCATATCCAACACTAGGAGATACTGGATTTGTGTTAAGTTTTTTACCCTTGTTCTTTCCGATTTTCTGTTATATGAAATATTCTATCATATCAatcttattatttatacatTCCATTGTATTAGCACCAATCTTTTACTATTTATGGATTGGACTAGGATCGGGTAATAGCAATTTCTTTTATGCTATAACTTTAGTTTATGGATTGGCATTGAGCAGTGTAATTATAGATATATGCTGGGCTATGTTAAGAATGGAATATGACAATGACAATGGTTGTGATCGTCCTAATTTAAACATACAACTGACTcagatataa